The Erwinia sorbitola nucleotide sequence AGTGCTGTTTGATATTGGACAGCAGCGGATTAGGGATCTGGATCTGATAACGCACCCGGGTGATCATCGTCTTAATATGCGTCAGCAGATCCGCATGGAGCTGCGGATCGTTTTGCAGATTGAAATTATAATGGGTGTTGATATACCTGAGGATATAGTCCACCAGCGAGTCACCATCATCCGGGCTGATCACGCTGGCTACGCTCTCTTCAACCCGACGGGCCGCGATATTCACACGCAGATAGGCCTCTTCCGCCGGGGAGATTGCCTTTCCGGTCATTGGCCTCATCATATTCACAATATGGCGCGCAGCATGGCGCACCTCATCATCAACGTCTTCCGCCGTGAAATCCGTCAACGGGTAGCCCTCGCTGATACGACGAACCGCAACGGCACAGTAGAGGCGCAGATAGAGCTCGCCCTCATCGGTAAGGCGAATATTAAAGCGCGACAGGCACTGTTGCAGCAGCGGTTGCAGGGTATCGAGCATCCCCTGGTTCAGCGCTTCCAGCCTGAGCAACGGACTGTCACTGTCCTCCTGAGCGATCTGATACAGCAAATCCGTCAGGCTGGTGCGCATTGCCACTTCTGTACCAAACAGTTTCATCCCGTAACGTGGTTTGGTTTCAATTGCCAGCTGATAACGGGCCAGCCATTCTCTGACTTCCGCCATATCGCTTTGCAATGTGGTGCGACTGACAAACCATTCATCCGCCAGGTCTTCCAGCTTCAGGGAAAAAGCCGAAGTCAGAAAACGGGTGAGCAGGTAATGCACACGCTCCGGCGAAGTACGCGGTACCCGCAGATGGGAGGGAGATTGCTGTAGCAGCGCGGTGTAGCGCGGCAGATCGTCAATTTTTAGCTGGTAGCCCGCGCCGCGATTCAGCACCAGACTGGCACCGTGATCGGCCAGCAGCTCATTCAGCACATTGATATCGGTACGCACGGTGCGCGTAGAGACGGCCAAACGGCGCGCCAGCTCATCCTGCGGCAGCGTTTCGTTTTGCAGTAAATCAAACAACTGAGCCAGTCGTTGGTTCGGGAATCTCACGGAGGCATCACTTTTAAATATTTCACCAAGAGAAAACGTAACTTATTTTTCGACGAAAAAATAGTGCACCCCGGACGGTGCCGGGGCATATGGCCGGGATCAACCCACTAACTTTTTCGTTATTGTCAGCAAC carries:
- a CDS encoding BglG family transcription antiterminator, coding for MRFPNQRLAQLFDLLQNETLPQDELARRLAVSTRTVRTDINVLNELLADHGASLVLNRGAGYQLKIDDLPRYTALLQQSPSHLRVPRTSPERVHYLLTRFLTSAFSLKLEDLADEWFVSRTTLQSDMAEVREWLARYQLAIETKPRYGMKLFGTEVAMRTSLTDLLYQIAQEDSDSPLLRLEALNQGMLDTLQPLLQQCLSRFNIRLTDEGELYLRLYCAVAVRRISEGYPLTDFTAEDVDDEVRHAARHIVNMMRPMTGKAISPAEEAYLRVNIAARRVEESVASVISPDDGDSLVDYILRYINTHYNFNLQNDPQLHADLLTHIKTMITRVRYQIQIPNPLLSNIKQHYPMAWDVTLAAVSSWGKYSPYTISENEIGFLVLHIGVGLERHYNVGYQRHPQILLVCDTGNSTVRMIEAMLLRKYPQIVVSDTISLREYELKASVEEDFVISTVRLSDKGKPVVVMSPFPTEYQLEQIGKLVLLDRTRPYMLERFFDAGHFCIIDRPMDRSGLFRQLCDQLEGEGMVDASFYPSVEEREAIVSTMLGEGIALPHSLGLMAKKTCVYTVLAPQGIAWGDETAYVIFLLAISKSEYEEAMAIYDLFVTFMRERAMSRLRDSRDFASFKAVAMDCLSRL